A genomic segment from Actinomadura hallensis encodes:
- a CDS encoding organic hydroperoxide resistance protein has product MDVHYTAVATASGRDGKAVTSDGRLDVTLAMPREMGGSGQGTNPEQLFAAGYAACFASAIGAVARGTGQDVRDVSVTAEVGIGGDVENGFGLTVVLRIELPDGLENGHDLVERAHKVCPYSNATRDNVPVELVIE; this is encoded by the coding sequence ATGGACGTCCACTACACCGCCGTCGCCACCGCCAGCGGACGCGATGGGAAGGCCGTCACCTCCGACGGCCGCCTCGACGTGACCCTCGCGATGCCCCGCGAGATGGGCGGCAGCGGACAGGGGACCAACCCCGAGCAGCTGTTCGCCGCCGGGTACGCCGCCTGCTTCGCCAGCGCCATCGGCGCCGTCGCCCGCGGCACCGGCCAGGACGTCCGCGACGTCTCCGTCACCGCCGAGGTCGGCATCGGCGGCGACGTCGAGAACGGGTTCGGGCTGACCGTCGTCCTGCGGATCGAGCTGCCCGACGGACTGGAGAACGGGCACGACCTGGTGGAGCGCGCCCACAAGGTCTGCCCGTACTCCAACGCCACCCGGGACAACGTCCCGGTCGAGCTGGTGATCGAGTAG
- a CDS encoding GOLPH3/VPS74 family protein, producing the protein MVNVPESLPARMFLLAYDLRKGRMSKGGARLGWVLRGAALTELYLDGRLGEERRRPVPGTPGDDPYGLVAQIRESRPRSWQHWVRKDAKAMVETVRDELARGGWIRVRDRRALGLFPRKEVAVKDPRIVKALWGGASSALRGRPVAHVNSYDAAAVALAAAGGLDTVLPKADRRRHKRRIGELTARTGPAPTAVHKVIGQYEAALASG; encoded by the coding sequence ATGGTCAATGTTCCGGAATCGCTGCCGGCACGGATGTTCCTGCTGGCGTACGACCTGCGGAAGGGCAGGATGAGCAAGGGCGGCGCGCGGCTCGGCTGGGTGCTGCGGGGGGCGGCGCTGACCGAGCTGTACCTCGACGGCAGGCTCGGCGAGGAGCGCCGCAGGCCCGTCCCGGGCACGCCGGGCGACGACCCGTACGGGCTGGTCGCGCAGATCAGGGAGTCGCGGCCCCGGTCGTGGCAGCACTGGGTGCGCAAGGACGCCAAGGCGATGGTGGAGACGGTGCGGGACGAGCTGGCCCGCGGCGGGTGGATCCGCGTGCGGGACCGGCGGGCCCTCGGCCTGTTCCCCCGCAAGGAGGTCGCGGTCAAGGACCCGCGGATCGTGAAGGCGCTGTGGGGCGGGGCGTCGTCGGCGCTGCGGGGGCGGCCCGTCGCCCACGTCAACAGCTACGACGCGGCGGCGGTCGCGCTCGCGGCCGCCGGCGGGCTGGACACCGTCCTGCCGAAGGCGGACCGGCGCCGGCACAAGCGGCGCATCGGGGAGCTGACGGCCCGGACGGGGCCCGCGCCGACGGCGGTCCACAAGGTGATCGGGCAGTACGAGGCGGCCCTCGCCTCCGGCTGA
- a CDS encoding SPFH domain-containing protein, translating into MTDDKTTVEMPRPKITERPASDRNGWAFLGLALALILLGAAAALAGVAGGGAAAIAGGAVIGSLLALAGLVVAAGLTPVAPNEARVLQLLGRYKGTVRNDGLRWVNPLTLRQKVSTRIRNHETGLAKVNDLDGNPIEISAVVVWQVADTARAVFEVDDFVEFVAFQTEAAVRHIAGSFPYDDAERTSLRDNADEITARLSEELSERVVSAGVEIIESRITGLAYAPEIAQAMLRRQQAGAVVAARQRIVEGAVGMVQLALDRLEEDHVIELDEERKAAMVSNLLVVLCADRDAQPVVNSGSLYQ; encoded by the coding sequence ATGACCGACGACAAGACCACGGTGGAGATGCCGCGACCGAAGATCACGGAACGGCCGGCGTCCGACCGCAACGGATGGGCGTTCCTGGGGCTGGCGCTCGCCCTGATCCTGCTGGGCGCGGCGGCGGCGCTGGCGGGCGTCGCGGGCGGCGGGGCCGCCGCGATCGCGGGCGGAGCCGTCATCGGCTCACTGCTCGCCCTCGCCGGGCTGGTCGTCGCGGCGGGCCTGACGCCGGTCGCGCCCAACGAGGCTCGCGTGCTGCAGCTGCTCGGACGGTACAAGGGCACGGTCCGCAACGACGGGCTCCGCTGGGTCAACCCGCTGACCCTGCGGCAGAAGGTGTCGACGCGGATCCGCAACCACGAGACGGGCCTCGCCAAGGTCAACGACCTGGACGGCAACCCCATCGAGATATCCGCCGTGGTGGTGTGGCAGGTCGCCGACACCGCGCGGGCCGTGTTCGAGGTGGACGACTTCGTCGAGTTCGTGGCCTTCCAGACGGAGGCGGCCGTCCGGCACATCGCGGGCAGCTTCCCCTACGACGACGCCGAGCGGACCTCGCTGCGCGACAACGCCGACGAGATCACGGCCCGGCTGTCGGAGGAGCTGTCGGAGCGGGTCGTGTCCGCCGGCGTCGAGATCATCGAGTCGCGGATCACCGGGCTGGCGTACGCGCCGGAGATCGCGCAGGCGATGCTGCGCCGCCAGCAGGCCGGCGCGGTCGTCGCGGCGCGGCAGCGGATCGTGGAGGGCGCGGTCGGCATGGTGCAGCTCGCCCTCGACCGACTGGAGGAGGACCACGTCATCGAGCTGGACGAGGAGCGCAAGGCGGCCATGGTCAGCAACCTGCTGGTCGTGCTGTGCGCCGACCGCGACGCCCAGCCGGTGGTGAACTCCGGCAGCCTCTACCAGTGA
- a CDS encoding limonene-1,2-epoxide hydrolase family protein, with the protein MSETQIVTDFLSALEDLDVDRALGYAAPGIVYQNVPLPPARGVDAVEKTLRTMFRYGSGFEARIHNIASNGPVVLTERTDVLEAGAWRAEFWVCGTFKVQDDRITLWRDYFDWATFLAASAKGLGGVLLSALNARPKTT; encoded by the coding sequence ATGAGCGAGACCCAGATCGTCACCGACTTCCTGTCCGCCCTCGAAGACCTGGACGTCGACCGGGCCCTCGGCTACGCCGCCCCCGGCATCGTGTACCAGAACGTTCCGCTCCCACCGGCCCGCGGCGTCGACGCCGTCGAGAAGACCCTCCGCACGATGTTCCGCTACGGGTCCGGCTTCGAGGCCCGCATCCACAACATCGCCTCAAACGGCCCGGTGGTCCTCACCGAGCGCACCGACGTCCTGGAGGCCGGGGCCTGGCGCGCCGAGTTCTGGGTGTGCGGCACCTTCAAGGTCCAGGACGACCGCATCACCCTCTGGCGGGACTACTTCGACTGGGCCACCTTCCTGGCCGCCTCCGCCAAGGGCCTCGGCGGAGTGCTGCTGTCGGCCCTGAACGCCCGCCCGAAGACCACGTAG